The DNA region ACAACAAGAAATTTACCTCAGACAAAATCAGGGATTTGAAGCAGTTCGGCAGCAAATCTTATCTGACAAAGATAAGCAAACCAACAAAGAAATCCAACAGCTTATTCACGACTCTTTAGAGGTAGAGCAAAATTTATTACAGCAGCAAATGCAGCAGTCGCAAGCAAGTTCTCAAAAAGCAATAGTTACATTTTTTATCGCTGCTGTTGTAGATTTAGTGCTGGTGGCGCTGTTGTATGACTTGTTGTGGCGTTATATCAGGCAACTTCAGCAGACGGAACTGACCCTACGCCAAAGTGAAAATCGTTTACGAGCCATGATAGATGCAGAACCAGAATGCATCAACTTAATTGCCAGGGATGGAACCCTTTTAGAAATTAATGCAGAAGGGTTGGCAATGATGGAAGTGGAAAGTGCCGATGTCTTAATTGGTAAACCAATTGATGCCCTAATTGTAACAGAGTATAAAGCCGCCTTTACCGACTTGCATAAAAGTGTCTGCCAAGGTAAAAAGGGAACTCTGGAGTTTGAAATCCTGGGATTTAAAGGTACTCGCCGCTACATAGAAACTCATGCCGTACCACTGCGTAACGAATCTGATGGCACATTCATCCATTTGGCACTGATGCGAGATATAACCCAGCAAAAACAGGCAGAACAGAAAATCCGTGAACAAGGATTGCTACTGGATGTATCAAGTGATGCGATTCTGGTGCGAAATATCCACAACCAAATCTTGTTTTGGAATCAAGGTGCTGAACGTCTGTACGGCTGGAAGACAGAGGAAGTTATCGGTAAGAATGTTTTGCAACTTTTGTATAAAGATATTTCACCACAGCTAGAAGATGCTTACTTGAGAGTGATGAATACGGGTGAGTGGCGGGGTGAGTTGCATCAACTGACAAGGGAAGGTAAAGTAATTATCGTTGAAAGTCGGTGGATACTGATTCGAGATGATAATGGACAACCCAAATCCATTTTGAGTGTGAACACCGAGATTACGCAGCAGAAACAACTGGAAGCTCAACTTTTGCGATCGCAACGTTTGGAGAGTATCGGTACTCTAGCTGGGGGTATCGTTCATGACCTGAACAATATACTATCCCCAATTTTAATGTCAGTTCAACTGTTGCAGAAGAAATTGCCCGATTCGCAGAGTCAGCAAATACTGCAAACTTTAGAAACTAATGTTAAACGCGGCGCTAATTTGCTCAGGCAAGTATTATCTTTTGCACGGGGCATCGAAGGCAAACAGACAATTGTCCAAATTCAGCCTTTGATAGCGGAAATTGAGCAAATTATCACTCAAATATTCCCCAAATCTATCATTTGTCAAACAGATATCCCTAAAAATCTGTGGTATGTCCGTGGAGACGCAACTCAACTACATCAGGTGCTGATAAATTTAGTAGTTAATGCCCGTGATGCTATGCCTAATGGCGGTACATTGAGGATTGCGGCGGAAAATGTTGTGATTGGTGAACATTCTGCCCAGATCAATATTGATGCTAAAGTGGGTTCTTATATTGCGATCGTAGTTACGGATACTGGTATGGGGATGTCTTCGGAAGTCCAGCAAAGGATTTTTGAACCATTTTTTACCACCAAAGAGGTAGGCAAAG from Nostoc commune NIES-4072 includes:
- a CDS encoding PAS domain S-box protein is translated as MIKKWYRVQKLKAIFILALAVVFTNAVVSYINTVKLISNQESVTSSYKVVTELESIQSKLKDTETAQRNYLITADADDLQTYFAAYQKTNSNIQIISKLTANNHQKRQWISLLEPKISNRLNMLQQEIYLRQNQGFEAVRQQILSDKDKQTNKEIQQLIHDSLEVEQNLLQQQMQQSQASSQKAIVTFFIAAVVDLVLVALLYDLLWRYIRQLQQTELTLRQSENRLRAMIDAEPECINLIARDGTLLEINAEGLAMMEVESADVLIGKPIDALIVTEYKAAFTDLHKSVCQGKKGTLEFEILGFKGTRRYIETHAVPLRNESDGTFIHLALMRDITQQKQAEQKIREQGLLLDVSSDAILVRNIHNQILFWNQGAERLYGWKTEEVIGKNVLQLLYKDISPQLEDAYLRVMNTGEWRGELHQLTREGKVIIVESRWILIRDDNGQPKSILSVNTEITQQKQLEAQLLRSQRLESIGTLAGGIVHDLNNILSPILMSVQLLQKKLPDSQSQQILQTLETNVKRGANLLRQVLSFARGIEGKQTIVQIQPLIAEIEQIITQIFPKSIICQTDIPKNLWYVRGDATQLHQVLINLVVNARDAMPNGGTLRIAAENVVIGEHSAQINIDAKVGSYIAIVVTDTGMGMSSEVQQRIFEPFFTTKEVGKGTGLGLSTVLGIIKNHGGFVNVYSQVGRGTQFTVYLPASTPRDTH